From a region of the Erythrobacter neustonensis genome:
- the accD gene encoding acetyl-CoA carboxylase, carboxyltransferase subunit beta — protein MNWFNRVRNSLGFSPDKKTTEKDLWIKCPSCQEMLFVADYEANLSVCPKCEHHGRIGADARLALLLDAGFEVLPLPRVTEDPLQFKDTKKYTDRLKAARAANPHHDAFVVGSGHIDAKPAVVGVQDFSFMGGSMGMAVGQAFCNGAQKALDRGCAYVVVTAAGGARMQEGILSLMQMPRATVMTRRLKAAGLPYIVVLTDPTTGGVTASYAMLGDIHIAEPGALIGFAGQRVIQDTIREQLPEGFQRAEYLHKHGMVDMVVNRHDLKATLGQVLDFLSPVKAA, from the coding sequence ATGAACTGGTTCAACCGCGTCCGCAATTCGCTCGGCTTCTCGCCCGACAAGAAGACCACCGAGAAGGATCTGTGGATCAAGTGCCCCTCGTGCCAGGAGATGCTGTTCGTCGCGGATTACGAGGCGAACCTCTCGGTCTGCCCGAAGTGCGAGCATCACGGACGGATCGGTGCCGATGCGCGGCTGGCGCTGCTGCTCGATGCCGGGTTCGAGGTTTTGCCGCTGCCGCGCGTCACCGAAGACCCGCTGCAGTTCAAGGACACCAAGAAATACACCGACCGCCTCAAGGCCGCGCGCGCCGCGAACCCGCATCATGATGCCTTCGTGGTCGGCTCGGGCCATATCGACGCCAAGCCTGCGGTGGTCGGAGTGCAGGATTTCAGCTTCATGGGCGGCTCGATGGGCATGGCCGTGGGTCAGGCCTTCTGCAACGGCGCGCAAAAGGCGCTGGATCGCGGCTGCGCCTATGTCGTGGTGACCGCGGCGGGCGGCGCGCGGATGCAGGAGGGCATCCTCAGCCTGATGCAGATGCCCCGCGCCACTGTGATGACGCGGCGGCTGAAGGCGGCGGGCCTGCCCTATATCGTCGTGCTGACCGATCCCACCACCGGCGGCGTGACCGCAAGCTACGCGATGCTCGGCGATATCCACATTGCCGAACCCGGCGCCCTGATCGGCTTTGCCGGCCAGCGCGTGATCCAGGACACGATCCGCGAACAGCTGCCCGAAGGTTTCCAGCGCGCCGAATATCTGCACAAGCACGGCATGGTCGACATGGTGGTGAATCGCCACGATCTGAAGGCTACGCTGGGCCAGGTGCTCGATTTCCTCAGCCCGGTGAAAGCGGCGTAA
- the trpB gene encoding tryptophan synthase subunit beta has product MNTPLNSFRNQPDDRGHFGQFGGRYVAETLMPLVLDLEREYRKAQADPAFQAEFDDLLEHYVGRPSPLYFAPRLTEELGGAQVWFKRDELNHTGAHKINNCIGQILLAIRMGKTRIIAETGAGQHGVATATVCARFGLPCVIYMGAEDVKRQSPNVFRMKLLGAEVVPVTSGGATLKDAMNEGLRDWVANVHDTFYIIGTAAGPHPYPELVRDFQSVIGKEARAQLLERTGRLPDLLVAAIGGGSNALGLFHPFLDDPSVKMLGVEAAGHGLDGNEHAASLLGGVPGVLHGNRTYLLQDEDGQITEGHSISAGLDYPGIGPEHAWLKESGRVDYTAVTDEEALDAFQLLCATEGIIPALEPSHAIAAVKKVAPTMPKDSIILANLCGRGDKDIFTVAERLGVEL; this is encoded by the coding sequence ATGAACACACCTCTCAATTCCTTCCGCAACCAGCCTGACGACCGCGGCCATTTCGGCCAGTTCGGCGGGCGCTATGTCGCCGAGACGCTGATGCCGCTGGTGCTCGATCTCGAGCGCGAATACCGGAAAGCGCAGGCCGATCCGGCGTTTCAGGCCGAGTTCGACGACCTGCTCGAACATTACGTGGGCCGCCCCTCGCCGCTCTATTTCGCGCCGCGACTGACCGAGGAATTGGGCGGCGCGCAGGTGTGGTTCAAGCGCGACGAATTGAATCACACCGGCGCGCACAAGATCAACAACTGCATCGGCCAGATCCTGCTCGCGATCCGGATGGGCAAGACCCGCATCATCGCCGAAACCGGCGCGGGGCAACACGGCGTCGCCACCGCGACGGTGTGCGCGCGCTTCGGCCTGCCTTGCGTGATCTACATGGGCGCCGAGGACGTGAAGCGGCAATCGCCCAACGTCTTCCGCATGAAGCTGCTGGGCGCCGAAGTCGTGCCGGTCACCAGCGGCGGCGCGACCTTGAAGGACGCGATGAACGAGGGCCTGCGCGATTGGGTCGCGAATGTACACGACACTTTCTACATCATTGGCACCGCAGCCGGCCCGCACCCCTACCCCGAGCTGGTGCGCGATTTCCAGAGCGTGATCGGCAAGGAAGCGCGTGCGCAGCTGCTCGAGCGCACCGGACGCCTGCCCGATCTGCTGGTGGCGGCAATCGGCGGCGGATCGAATGCGCTGGGGCTGTTCCATCCCTTCCTCGATGATCCGAGCGTGAAGATGCTCGGCGTGGAAGCGGCGGGCCACGGCCTCGACGGCAACGAGCACGCCGCGAGCCTGCTGGGCGGCGTTCCCGGCGTGCTGCACGGCAACCGCACCTATCTGCTGCAGGACGAGGACGGCCAGATCACCGAAGGCCACTCAATCAGCGCTGGCCTCGACTACCCCGGCATCGGGCCGGAGCACGCGTGGCTCAAGGAAAGCGGCCGCGTCGATTACACCGCAGTCACCGACGAGGAGGCTTTGGACGCCTTCCAGCTGCTGTGCGCGACCGAGGGGATCATCCCCGCCCTCGAACCCTCGCACGCTATTGCAGCGGTGAAGAAGGTTGCGCCGACGATGCCGAAAGACAGCATCATCCTCGCCAACCTGTGCGGGCGCGGCGACAAGGACATCTTCACAGTGGCTGAGAGGCTCGGAGTCGAACTTTGA
- a CDS encoding phosphoribosylanthranilate isomerase, translating into MPTLVKICGISTSETLAAAIRSGASHVGFVHFAKSPRHLALGAIAMLRRQVPDHVKAVLLLVNPDAPLLDEAVRIVAPDVVQFHGGESPETLVRFRAETGIEAWRAMAVKDAPSLAEVAAFRGAADRVLLDAPASALPGGNGTRFDWSLLAGWQAPLAWGLAGGLTPANVAEAIRLTGAPLVDTSSGVERSPGIKDVDKIAAFCKATRI; encoded by the coding sequence ATGCCGACGCTTGTCAAGATTTGCGGGATTTCCACGAGCGAAACGCTCGCCGCCGCGATTCGTTCGGGCGCGAGCCATGTCGGCTTTGTCCATTTCGCCAAAAGCCCGCGCCATCTGGCGCTTGGCGCAATCGCGATGCTGCGGCGGCAGGTGCCCGATCATGTGAAAGCCGTTTTGCTGCTGGTGAACCCCGACGCGCCGTTGCTGGACGAAGCCGTGCGCATTGTCGCGCCCGATGTGGTCCAGTTTCACGGCGGCGAAAGTCCCGAAACGCTCGTCCGCTTCCGCGCCGAAACCGGGATTGAGGCGTGGCGCGCGATGGCGGTGAAGGATGCGCCGAGCCTTGCCGAAGTTGCCGCCTTCCGGGGCGCGGCGGATCGCGTGCTGCTCGATGCGCCAGCCTCCGCGCTGCCCGGCGGAAACGGCACCCGTTTCGACTGGAGCCTGCTTGCAGGATGGCAGGCACCGCTGGCTTGGGGGCTCGCCGGCGGGCTCACCCCCGCCAATGTCGCCGAGGCGATCCGGCTGACCGGCGCGCCTCTGGTGGATACTTCCTCGGGGGTCGAGCGTTCCCCCGGTATCAAGGACGTGGACAAGATCGCGGCCTTCTGCAAAGCGACCCGGATATGA
- the trpA gene encoding tryptophan synthase subunit alpha: MTRLSTTFAAPRPALVCFITAGDGDTAANLDALVEAGADVIELGMPFTDPMADGPAIQSANLRSLGAGTTTADVLHYATEFRVRHPNVPLVLMGYANPMVRRGPEWFAEAAAAAGVDGVICVDIPPEEDDALGPALRAKGIAPIRLATPTTDAARLPHVLAGSQGFLYYVSVAGITGKQQAQIASIEANVARIKQATDIPVAVGFGVRTPEQAADIARVADGVVVGSALVEICAEYGANAPAKLKELTAALAHAVHTARQD; the protein is encoded by the coding sequence ATGACCCGCCTCTCAACCACCTTCGCCGCCCCCCGCCCCGCGCTCGTCTGCTTCATCACCGCAGGCGACGGGGACACCGCGGCCAATCTCGATGCGCTGGTCGAAGCCGGTGCGGATGTGATCGAGCTCGGCATGCCCTTCACCGATCCCATGGCCGATGGCCCCGCGATCCAGAGCGCCAACCTGCGCAGCCTCGGCGCGGGCACGACCACGGCGGACGTGCTGCACTACGCCACGGAATTCCGCGTCCGGCACCCCAACGTGCCTCTGGTGCTGATGGGCTATGCCAACCCGATGGTCCGCCGCGGTCCCGAGTGGTTCGCCGAAGCCGCTGCCGCCGCTGGCGTTGACGGCGTCATCTGCGTCGACATTCCGCCCGAGGAGGACGACGCGCTCGGCCCGGCCCTGCGGGCCAAGGGCATCGCCCCGATCCGCCTCGCCACCCCCACCACCGACGCCGCGCGCCTGCCGCACGTGCTCGCAGGCTCGCAAGGTTTCCTCTACTACGTCTCGGTCGCCGGAATCACCGGCAAGCAGCAGGCGCAGATCGCCAGCATCGAAGCCAATGTCGCGCGGATCAAGCAAGCGACCGACATCCCCGTCGCGGTCGGCTTCGGCGTGCGCACGCCCGAGCAGGCCGCCGACATCGCGCGCGTTGCCGATGGCGTTGTCGTCGGCTCGGCGCTGGTGGAAATCTGCGCCGAGTATGGCGCCAATGCGCCCGCCAAGCTAAAGGAGCTGACCGCGGCTCTCGCTCACGCGGTCCACACCGCACGACAGGACTAA
- a CDS encoding GNAT family N-acetyltransferase, producing MIRIAAATLADAPALKDLLETAYRGDSARAGWNHEADILDDERIGADELAALLCDPAVTILTAREGENLIGCVAVTRKHAGLAYLGMLCVRPTLQSSGIGRKLLDAAEDLAQREAIAAMEMTVIDGRDALIAWYERRGYARTGETRPFPVLRDPPITFVVLEKPLVRA from the coding sequence TTGATCCGCATCGCCGCGGCAACTCTGGCCGACGCACCTGCGCTTAAAGACCTGCTCGAAACCGCCTATCGCGGCGATTCGGCGCGGGCCGGCTGGAATCACGAGGCCGATATCCTCGACGATGAGCGCATCGGTGCTGACGAGCTTGCCGCACTGCTCTGCGATCCGGCGGTTACGATCCTGACCGCGCGCGAAGGCGAAAACCTCATCGGTTGCGTCGCGGTGACGCGCAAACACGCTGGCCTTGCCTATCTCGGGATGCTGTGCGTGCGGCCGACGCTGCAATCTTCGGGCATTGGCCGGAAGCTGCTCGACGCGGCGGAAGACCTTGCCCAGCGGGAGGCGATCGCGGCGATGGAGATGACCGTGATCGACGGGCGCGATGCGTTGATCGCGTGGTATGAACGGCGCGGCTATGCCCGCACCGGCGAAACGCGGCCCTTCCCCGTGCTGCGCGATCCGCCGATTACCTTCGTGGTGCTGGAAAAGCCGCTCGTGCGCGCCTAA
- a CDS encoding bifunctional folylpolyglutamate synthase/dihydrofolate synthase yields the protein MRDFGRSDDARVQAQLDRLAALSLPQGRLGLETIAALMERLGNPHHRLPPVFHVAGTNGKGSTCAFLRAMLEAQGYRVHVTTSPHLVRYNERIRLAGELIDDALLAEVLAEVLDAGEDLAPSFFEVTIAAAFVAFARVPADACVVEVGLGGRFDATNVLEPEALAACGIAALGIDHERFLLAPEEGVPAEPMARIAFEKAGIAKRGVPLVSIARPQLEADTIAAVAREKGAPLFVQGEEWTASEFDGGLGYGDATHGDGVDIMNLAAPALAGAHQFQNAGLAIAMLRHQTKIPVGFGAYSLGLQQARWPARMQRLSPGPLTGRRAVWLDGGHNPQAGAMVGAHFAGQRLHLIIGMIEGKDPASLIGPLAGSLASITAVPVPGHDWHPASAFGPDARAARDVPAALAMIPDDGLPVLIAGSLYLAGEVLRLNGELPD from the coding sequence ATGCGTGACTTCGGCCGGTCGGACGACGCGCGCGTTCAGGCCCAGCTCGATCGCCTTGCCGCGCTGAGCCTGCCGCAAGGACGGCTTGGGCTGGAGACGATCGCTGCGCTGATGGAGCGGCTGGGCAACCCGCACCATCGCCTGCCCCCGGTGTTCCATGTCGCGGGCACCAACGGCAAGGGGTCGACCTGCGCCTTCCTGCGCGCGATGCTGGAGGCGCAGGGCTACCGCGTCCACGTCACCACCTCGCCCCACCTCGTGCGCTATAACGAGCGTATCCGCTTGGCGGGCGAATTGATCGACGATGCGCTGCTCGCCGAGGTGCTGGCCGAAGTGCTCGACGCAGGCGAAGACCTCGCCCCCAGCTTCTTCGAAGTCACCATCGCCGCCGCGTTCGTCGCCTTTGCCCGCGTGCCAGCGGATGCCTGCGTGGTCGAAGTCGGCCTTGGCGGGCGCTTCGATGCGACCAACGTGCTCGAACCCGAGGCGCTCGCCGCCTGCGGGATCGCGGCACTCGGCATCGATCACGAACGCTTCCTCCTCGCGCCCGAGGAGGGCGTGCCGGCCGAGCCGATGGCGCGGATCGCGTTCGAGAAGGCGGGCATCGCCAAACGCGGCGTTCCGCTGGTCAGCATTGCCCGCCCGCAGTTGGAGGCCGATACCATCGCCGCCGTGGCGCGCGAAAAAGGTGCGCCGCTGTTCGTGCAGGGCGAGGAATGGACCGCGTCCGAATTCGACGGCGGGCTCGGCTATGGCGACGCGACGCATGGCGACGGGGTCGATATCATGAACCTCGCCGCGCCTGCGCTGGCCGGCGCGCACCAGTTCCAGAACGCGGGCCTCGCGATCGCGATGCTGCGTCATCAGACCAAGATCCCGGTCGGCTTCGGGGCGTATTCGCTCGGTTTGCAGCAGGCGCGCTGGCCTGCACGGATGCAGCGGCTGTCGCCCGGCCCGCTGACGGGGCGGCGCGCGGTGTGGCTCGATGGCGGACACAACCCGCAGGCCGGTGCGATGGTCGGCGCGCATTTTGCGGGGCAGCGGCTCCACCTCATCATCGGGATGATCGAAGGCAAGGACCCGGCCTCGCTGATCGGCCCGCTCGCCGGCTCGCTTGCCAGCATCACCGCCGTCCCCGTGCCAGGACACGACTGGCACCCGGCCTCCGCCTTCGGCCCCGATGCGCGGGCCGCGCGCGATGTGCCGGCTGCGCTGGCGATGATCCCCGACGATGGCCTGCCGGTGCTGATCGCGGGCTCGCTCTACCTCGCGGGCGAAGTGCTGCGGCTGAACGGCGAACTGCCCGACTGA